Genomic segment of Candidatus Bathyarchaeota archaeon:
TCCCTGAGGAGGCTGATAAGGGAGCTTGCAGGGTTTCATCCCAAATTGCTCTCCTTGGTTGAAGATGAGAAAGAGCTACACTATGTGGCTCGACTTGAAGAGGCGTATGTAACTTCAAGGTATATTCCATACAGCTATGAAGAGGGAGAAGCTCAAAGCCTTCACAGGTTTGTAACAAGCAAGTTTAAGTTGCTTGTGGATGAGGTTTGACGGCTATTCAGAAGGAATTTAGGGATTATATCAACGTGGCTAGGCGTGTTAAAGCCATAGTGCAGGATATAGATCCAGGCGCGCAAATTTATCTTTTCGGCTCAACCGTCAGGGGTGAAGCCACAGCCCTAAGCGACATAGACATACTAATAGTTACTGAGATGGTTGAACGTAAATATGACATGATGGTTAAGGTGTATAAGGCTTTGGAGGGGCCCCTAGAACTCCACGTCGCCAATAAAGCGATGCTTAATAGATGGTATAGGCGGTTCATCCCAACAGATGAACTCATAGAAGTTTAGTGTTTAGAGTGCCTGTTGCCAGCCAGGGTGAAAATAGGAAGGATGCTACAACCAACTTCAAGGAGGCTGTAGAGGGCTATTTAGAGGTTAAGGCGGAGCTTTTTAAGGTAAAGTTAGGGGGGAGAAGGTTGAAATAATTTTCGAGGCTTCCCTACCGTCGCGGCGTTGTTAAGCCGAGGGGGCTCCTCCTCGTATACTACGGAGACATCCTCTCCGATATTAATTTGGCTGAGATGGTCGGGGTCCACATGAAGGCTGAGGCCGATGCAACGTTGGCCTTAGCTTACGGATATCAAGTGCCGGTCGGGGTGGCTGAGGTTGATGATGGGATGGTCAGAAGGCTCGTTGAAAAGCCTGAAATCAAAGTTTACGTCACAGTCGGGATAGCCCTGATCGAGGGGGCTCCTCGAAGAGTTTAAAGCATTAGGAGGGGATAGGAGTAGGCTCGACATAATGGGCGACTTCGTTCCTTGGCTGATCGATAAAGGCTAGATAGAAAGATTAGAAAAATAAGCAGGAATAAAATAACCAAATTCGGTAATTGTTTTAGAGAAAGCTTAGAAAGGCTTTTAAGCTATGATAGCTTCATCTTTAGCCACCAGGCTGATACTATATGAGTGAATATAAGTGAAGAGGAAATCCTGGCGATTATCAGGCGCCATCCAGAAGCCATAGCTGAGGCCCTAGAGAAGAAGCCCAACGCCCTAACCAGCTTAATCCTCAGGCTGGCGCCATGGGATAGGTTCGCCACTAAAGAAGATATTAAAATGCTTTTAGACTTTATGGATAAAAGGTTTGAGGCCATAGACAAGCGGTTCGAGGATATGAATAAAAGGTTTGAAGACTTAAGGAGCTATTCGGATAAAAGGTTTGAAGATTTGACGCATTACATAGATAAGCGAGTTGGTTTGGTTGAAAAGCTCTTAATAGGCTTCAACGTTCCAATATTAATAGCTGTCATAACGATACTGATAAGATTGATCCTTTGACCACTCGTTTCTATTGCAAGTTTTAATAACCAACTTGATAGGATTTAAAAGCTTTACGGCAAAGCTGTAGCCGCAACCAAAGCCGGCTCCATACCGGAGATGATCACCCATGGAAAACTGGAATATTGGTCCCATCCAGGGATCCTAAAGCCTCAGCCGAGGCAACAACGGATCTGTTGACGGACGGGGGAGAAGCCGAGGAAACGGGTAGAAGCGGAGCGAGGTATACGAGGAAATCCACGTGGGAAGCCTCCGTCAAGAGGCATTTAGAAGTCTACAATCGCCTGGTGGGGTGACGCGAAGACGGTGGACCTCGATGCCCTACAGCTTCCCAAGGAGTTATAAACCCTTCACGACGGAGAATAGAATATTCCCTAGGTT
This window contains:
- a CDS encoding HEPN domain-containing protein codes for the protein MSFEEAEVLRRRAEAFLKNAEYLLKSGEWDLAVFNLEQYCQLILKYKLLIKVGSYPRTHSLRRLIRELAGFHPKLLSLVEDEKELHYVARLEEAYVTSRYIPYSYEEGEAQSLHRFVTSKFKLLVDEV
- a CDS encoding nucleotidyltransferase domain-containing protein; this encodes MQKEFRDYINVARRVKAIVQDIDPGAQIYLFGSTVRGEATALSDIDILIVTEMVERKYDMMVKVYKALEGPLELHVANKAMLNRWYRRFIPTDELIEV